A window from Citrus sinensis cultivar Valencia sweet orange chromosome 3, DVS_A1.0, whole genome shotgun sequence encodes these proteins:
- the LOC102622838 gene encoding uncharacterized protein LOC102622838, protein MESAAQVRDIDALYELIRHDQYFLDNFDEKPFVDTPLHAAARDGNVEWSMEIIRLKPSFARKLNQDGFSPVHLALQNDQTQLVLQLIDIDPDLVRVQGREGITPLHFVSEKGDIHLLREFLSSCPKSLEDVTNKGETALHIALKNDKVEAFDQALTTVRPPWLGPEEAQQYNQRILNLKDRDGNTLLHIATSKSQVQIVRCLLNCKVDTNARNSEGLTPLDISLLDKTKSENQEIAAILREAGALEATSLPITDKDRHLSRSKDQRLNEAAQAGNVDALYELIWEDAYLLDQIDQVPFVDTPLHIAASMGHINFALEIMRLKPSFARKQNQYGFSPLHLALQKQNQYVLSGEDLLQKKQTQMVLRLIDVDRNLVRVQGREGVTPLHYVAEKGNVDLLCKLLAACPESITEVTIRKETALHVAAKNDQLEAVECMLVWLRYVDMEDILNWTDDEGNTLLHIAISKSQIKLVRLIVKRARDQINALNLQGKTPMDMVEEHLQGKPGFKEVTRLVRKAGGRQGSSLPDGNIAGYLKQGLTWRRKVLLFFYRSSQRITDENRSALLVVAVLIATATFQAALTPADDLQGNKSTETGNSVATFGSQSASTSTSASAWAYVTPSGIANATAFSRSNGTSSSIPRSDKILFAAGQLYGDAISDMISTLYAFSNITAFCISMLVINYHLPYGSAATLVYPLVICFCLLVVGRTPLSLLASFLMLIVFRIFLFVQLDFSKIRFRRSFWITQVLGSVFKHYGSFRNKMMKEAEK, encoded by the exons ATGGAGTCCGCTGCTCAAGTGAGGGATATCGATGCTTTGTATGAGCTAATTCGACATGATCAATATTTTTTGGACAACTTTGACGAGAAACCTTTTGTCGATACTCCTTTGCATGCTGCTGCAAGGGATGGAAATGTTGAATGGTCCATGGAGATTATCAGACTAAAGCCATCATTTGCCAGGAAGCTAAACCAAGATGGCTTCTCTCCGGTGCATTTAGCTTTGCAAAATGATCAAACTCAGTTAGTACTTCAGCTGATAGATATTGATCCGGACCTTGTTCGTGTCCAAGGAAGAGAAGGCATCACTCCTTTGCATTTCGTGTCTGAAAAAGGAGACATCCATCTGTTGAGGGAATTTTTGTCTTCTTGTCCGAAATCTCTTGAAGATGTGACGAATAAAGGCGAGACTGCTCTTCATATTGCTTTGAAAAACGATAAGGTCGAAGCTTTTGATCAAGCCTTAACAACAGTACGACCACCGTGGCTTGGCCCTGAAGAAGCTCAACAATACAATCAAAGAATCCTCAACTTGAAGGATAGGGATGGCAACACTTTGTTACACATAGCAACATCCAAAAGTCAAGTCCAG ATTGTAAGGTGTTTATTGAATTGCAAAGTTGATACAAATGCCCGGAATTCGGAAGGTTTGACACCTTTAGATATTTCATTACTTGATAAAACTAAATCAGAAAACCAAGAGATTGCGGCAATACTGCGGGAAGCTGGAGCACTAGAGGCAACTTCACTTCCTATTACCGACAAGGATAGACATTTATCGAG AAGTAAGGATCAGAGGCTGAACGAGGCTGCTCAAGCAGGAAATGTTGATGCCTTGTATGAATTAATATGGGAGGACGCATATCTTTTAGATCAGATAGACCAAGTACCATTCGTGGATACTCCTTTACATATAGCAGCATCAATGGGGCATATCAACTTTGCCCTGGAGATAATGAGGTTAAAGCCATCATTTGCGAGAAAGCAAAACCAATATGGATTTAGTCCCCTGCATCTTGCTTTGCAGAAGCAAAACCAATATGTACTTAGTGGCGAGGATCTTTTGCAGAAGAAACAGACCCAAATGGTGCTTCGGCTCATAGACGTGGACAGAAATCTGGTTCGTGTCCAAGGAAGGGAGGGTGTAACGCCTCTACACTATGTTGCTGAGAAAGGAAATGTCGACCTTCTATGCAAACTTCTAGCGGCTTGCCCTGAGTCCATCACAGAGGTGACAATCCGTAAAGAGACTGCTTTGCATGTTGCTGCAAAAAATGACCAGTTGGAGGCCGTTGAGTGCATGCTAGTATGGCTTCGATATGTGGACATGGAGGATATCCTTAACTGGACGGACGATGAAGGCAACACTTTATTGCATATCGCAATCTCCAAAAGTCAAATAAAG TTGGTGAGGCTAATAGTTAAAAGAGCACGTGATCAAATAAATGCCCTGAACTTACAAGGTAAGACACCCATGGACATGGTAGAAGAACATTTGCAAGGGAAACCTGGATTTAAAGAAGTAACACGCTTGGTGCGCAAAGCTGGCGGTAGACAAGGGTCCTCCCTTCCTGATGGGAACATTGCAGGTTACTTAAAACAAGGTTTGACATGGCGTCGAAAGgtgcttttgttcttttacCGCTCATCACAGCGCATTACGGATGAAAATCGAAGTGCACTACTTGTGGTTGCTGTATTAATCGCGACAGCCACATTCCAAGCAGCGCTTACCCCGGCTGACGATCTTCAGGGAAATAAGTCAACTGAAACCGGCAACTCTGTTGCCACTTTTGGATCACAATCAGCATCGACATCGACATCGGCATCAGCATGGGCATATGTAACACCATCAGGAATAGCAAATGCAACCGCCTTTTCTCGGAGCAATGGAACCAGCAGCAGCATCCCAAGAAGTGACAAGATTCTATTCGCTGCGGGGCAATTATATGGCGATGCCATCAGTGATATGATCTCCACACTTTAcgcattttcaaatattacaGCATTTTGTATATCTATGCTGGTGATTAATTATCACCTTCCGTATGGCTCCGCAGCTACTCTGGTATATCCTCTAGTTATTTGCTTTTGCCTGTTAGTGGTTGGCAGAACCCCGTTGTCGCTACTTGCCTCATTCTTAATGCTTATCGTCTTtcggatttttttatttgtacaaCTGGACTTCTCCAAGATTCGATTCAGACGAAGCTTCTGGATTACACAAGTTTTGGGCTCCGTTTTTAAACATTACGGAAGCTTCCGCAATAAGATGATGAAAGAAGCTGAAAAATAG
- the LOC112498371 gene encoding probable disease resistance protein At5g66910 — protein sequence MPEPATITATAVGLVAGAFLGVVFQEITVAIKESKSRWSNFRYALNSLENTISLLSPFIKEMNRLNQEIIRLFLQQLEEGEALVSKCSSIRRWNLYKKRKYEKRLRNMESSLRERSGVLQFGQALETQRLQRVTEDQHVTEDTYRRCMFDTLLEIVYFICFCYAMCKFCQLLNKIGS from the exons ATGCCAGAACCGGCAACGATAACGGCAACGGCAGTGGGTCTCGTAGCGGGGGCCTTTCTAGGTGTTGTATTTCAAGAGATAACGGTGGCGATTAAAGAATCAAAGTCAAG gtggagcAACTTCAGATACGCCCTAAATAGCCTTGAAAACACCATCAGCTTGTTAAGTCCTTTCATCAAAGAAATGAATAGGTTAAACCAAGAGATCATTCGTTTGTTTCTTCAACAACTGGAGGAAGGGGAAGCTCTGGTTTCAAAGTGCTCAAGCATCCGTCGCTGGAACTTGtacaagaagagaaaatacGAAAAAAGGCTTCGGAATATGGAATCTTCTCTTCGTGAGCGTTCCGGAGTGCTTCAGTTCGGACAAGCGCTTGAGACCCAGCGACTTCAACGTGTGACAGAAGATCAACATGTGACAGAAGATACGTACCGCCGTTGCATGTTCGATACTTTGTTAGagatagtttattttatttgtttctgttATGCTATGTGTAAGTTTTGCCAGCTGTTGAATAAGATAGGTAGCTAA